The Papio anubis isolate 15944 chromosome 5, Panubis1.0, whole genome shotgun sequence genome has a segment encoding these proteins:
- the LOC103885459 gene encoding protocadherin gamma-A7 yields MAAQPRGGDYRGFLLLSILLGTLWEAWAGRILYSVSEETDKGSFVGDIAKDLGLEPQELAERGVRIVSRGRTQLFALNPRSGSLVTAGRIDREEICAQSARCLVNFNILMEDKMNLYPIDVEIIDINDNVPRFLTEEINVKIMENTAPGVRFPLSEAGDPDVGTNSLHSYQLSTNRHFSLAVQSGDDGTKYPELVLERVLDREEERVHHLVLTASDGGDPPRSSTARIQVTVVDVNDHAPVFFLPQYQVTVPENVPVGTKLLTVHAIDLDEGVNGEVTYSFRKITPKLLQMFHLNSLTGELSTLEGLDYEETGFYEMEVQAQDVPGSLTKAKVLITVLDVNDNAPEVIMTSLSSSIPEDTPLGTVIALFYLQDRDSGKNGEVTCTIPENLPFKLEKSIDNYYRLVTTKNLDRETLSLYNITLKATDGGIPPLSRETHISMQVADTNDNPPTFPHSSYSVYIPENNPRGASIFLVTAQDHDSEENAQVTYSLAEDTIQGGPVSSYVSINSDTGVLYALQSFDYEQLRELQLTVTARDSGDPPLSSNMSLSLLVLDQNDNPPEILYPALPTDGSTGLELAPRSAEPGYLVTKVVAVDKDSGQNAWLSYLLLKASEPGLFVVGLHTGEVRTARALLDRDALKQSLLVAVQDHGQPPLSATVTLTVAVADSIPEVLADLGSLEPSNGPYNSDLMLYLVVAVAAVSCIFLAFVLVLLALRLRRWLKSRRLQVSEGGLASVPTSHYVGMDGVRAFLQTYSHEVSLTSDSRKSHLIFPQPNYADTLISQESCEKNDSLLTSVDFHECKDKVPTIQVSPALPLFP; encoded by the coding sequence ATGGCGGCTCAGCCAAGGGGCGGGGACTACAGAGGATTCCTCCTGCTCTCCATCCTCCTGGGGACCCTGTGGGAAGCCTGGGCAGGACGTATTCTCTACTCCGTGTCGGAGGAAACGGACAAAGGGTCCTTTGTGGGTGACATCGCCAAGGACCTGGGGCTGGAGCCCCAGGAGCTGGCGGAGCGCGGAGTCCGCATCGTCTCCAGAGGTAGGACGCAGCTTTTCGCCCTGAACCCGCGCAGCGGCAGCTTGGTCACTGCGGGCAGGATAGACCGGGAAGAGATCTGCGCTCAGAGCGCGCGGTGTCTGGTAAACTTTAACATCCTGATGGAAGATAAAATGAATCTTTACCCTATAGACGTGGAAATAATAGATATTAATGACAACGTTCCAAGATTCTTGACggaagaaataaatgtaaaaataatggaGAATACAGCTCCCGGGGTTCGGTTTCCGTTAAGCGAGGCTGGGGATCCAGATGTAGGCACGAACTCCCTCCACAGTTACCAGCTCAGCACCAATCGCCACTTCTCCCTGGCTGTGCAAAGTGGAGACGATGGAACTAAGTACCCGGAGCTGGTGCTGGAGCGGGTGCTGGACCGGGAGGAAGAGCGGGTTCATCACCTGGTCCTCACAGCCTCTGACGGCGGCGACCCGCCCCGATCCAGCACCGCCCGCATCCAGGTAACAGTGGTGGATGTGAATGACCACGCGCCTGTCTTCTTTCTGCCTCAGTACCAAGTAACTGTCCCCGAGAATGTACCAGTGGGCACAAAACTGCTCACGGTACATGCTATCGACCTGGACGAGGGAGTCAATGGGGAAGTGACATACTCTTTTCGGAAAATAACTCCTAAACTTCTACAGATGTTTCATCTGAACTCGCTTACAGGAGAATTATCAACTTTAGAAGGATTAGATTATGAAGAAACTGGCTTCTATGAAATGGAAGTTCAGGCTCAAGATGTTCCTGGTAGTCTGACAAAGGCAAAAGTACTGATCACAGTTTTAGATGTAAATGATAATGCTCCAGAAGTGATTATGACGTCTTTAAGTAGCTCAATCCCTGAGGACACACCTCTTGGAACAGTAATTGCTCTTTTCTACCTACAAGACAGAGATTCTGGGAAGAATGGTGAGGTGACCTGCACCATTCCAGAAAATCTaccttttaaattagaaaaatcaatagaTAATTATTATAGATTGGTCACAACCAAAAACTTGGACCGGGAAACACTCTCTTTGTATAACATCACACTGAAAGCCACAGATGGCGGAATTCCTCCCTTGTCCAGGGAAACTCACATCTCCATGCAGGTGGCAGACACCAACGATAACCCACCCACCTTCCCCCACTCATCCTACTCAGTCTACATCCCTGAGAACAACCCCAGAGGGGCCTCCATTTTCTTAGTGACTGCACAGGACCACGACAGTGAGGAGAATGCCCAGGTCACTTATTCCTTGGCTGAAGACACCATCCAGGGGGGACCAGTGTCCTCCTATGTCTCTATAAACTCTGACACTGGAGTCCTGTATGCGCTGCAATCCTTTGACTATGAGCAGTTGAGAGAACTACAACTAACAGTGACCGCACGTGACAGCGGGGACCCACCTCTCAGTAGCAACATGTCACTGAGCCTGTTAGTGCTGGACCAGAATGACAACCCGCCCGAGATCCTGTACCCGGCCCTCCCCACAGACGGTTCTACTGGCCTGGAGCTGGCACCCCGCTCCGCAGAGCCCGGCTACCTGGTGACCAAAGTAGTGGCAGTGGACAAAGATTCAGGCCAGAACGCCTGGCTGTCATACCTCCTGCTTAAGGCCAGCGAGCCAGGACTCTTTGTGGTGGGGCTGCACACGGGTGAGGTGCGGACGGCGCGAGCCCTGCTGGACAGAGACGCGCTCAAGCAGAGCCTCCTGGTGGCCGTCCAGGACCACGGCCAGCCTCCTCTGTCAGCCACCGTCACACTCACCGTGGCTGTGGCCGACAGCATCCCCGAAGTCTTGGCCGACCTGGGCAGCCTTGAGCCCTCCAACGGTCCTTACAATTCTGACCTCATGCTGTACCTGGTGGTGGCAGTGGCCGCAGTCTCCTGCATCTTCCTAGCCTTCGTTCTCGTACTGCTGGCGCTCAGGCTGCGGCGCTGGCTCAAGTCACGCCGGCTGCAGGTTTCAGAAGGTGGCCTGGCGAGTGTGCCCACCTCACACTATGTGGGCATGGATGGGGTGCGGGCTTTCCTGCAGACCTATTCCCACGAGGTCTCCCTCACCTCGGACTCTCGGAAGAGTCACCTGATCTTCCCCCAGCCCAACTATGCGGACACACTTATCAGCCAGGAGAGCTGTGAGAAAAATGATTCTTTGCTAACATCCGTAGATTTTCATGAATGTAAAGACAAAGTGCCAACTATTCAGGTGAGCCCAGcccttcctttatttccatga